From a single Metopolophium dirhodum isolate CAU chromosome 6, ASM1992520v1, whole genome shotgun sequence genomic region:
- the LOC132946412 gene encoding cyclic AMP-responsive element-binding protein 1 isoform X1: protein MDGMVEENGTGGSVDALVSQGTGSPIVVTSVHSVIQANQQSVIQTATQGTMLTKGNVILLSKPNSVIQTPQGNIQTLQVVVEAGSDESLSANEDSPKRGRHDALTRRPSYRKILNDIAGGKVESSGSDCDSNLDSELSSNSLSAHYQTVPPAIQLSSQGEMHNIPTLTMSNTTSTGGGTILQYASQDGQFFVPVVTQGGSSTLNTSSLVPEDQVKKREMRLLKNREAARECRRKKKEYIKCLENRVSVLENQNKALIEELKALKELYCQTKTE from the exons ATGGACGGTATGGTAGAAGAAAATGGGACTGGCGGTTCAGTTGACGCCCTCGTCTCGCAGGGTACTGGCAGTCCTATCGTTGTCACGTCG GTGCACTCAGTCATCCAGGCGAACCAACAGTCAGTCATCCAGACTGCAACGCAAGGCACCATGCTCACCAAAGGCAATGTTATATTGCTAAGCAAGCCGAATTCAGTTATACAAACCCCTCAAGGAAATATACAAACTCTTCAGGta GTTGTTGAAGCCGGTAGTGATGAAAGCTTATCGGCAAACGAGGATAGCCCAAAAAGAGGACGCCACGATGCTTTAACGAGAAGGCCGTCCTATCGGAAGATCTTGAATGATATCGCAG GCGGAAAAGTTGAATCATCCGGTTCAGATTGTGATTCAAATCTTGACAGTGAATTATCTTCAAATTCATTGTCTGCTCATTACCAAACTG TTCCTCCAGCAATTCAGTTAAGTAGCCAAGgtgaaatgcataatataccaaCATTAACAATGTCAAATACAACTTCCACTGGTGGTGGTACTATATTACAGTATGCGAGTCAGGATGGACAATTTTTTGTACCtg ttgttaCCCAAGGAGGGAGTTCCACTTTAAATACAAGTTCTTTGGTACCTGAAGACCAAGTTAAAAAACGTGAAATGAGGCTattaaaaaatag AGAAGCAGCAAGAGAATGTAGACGAAAAAAGAAAGAATATATTAAATGCTTGGAAAACCGAGTATCTGTATTAGAAAATCAGAATAAAGCACTAATTGAAGAGTTAAAAGCGCTAAAAGAACTTTATTGCCAAACAAAGACTGAATAG
- the LOC132946412 gene encoding cyclic AMP-responsive element-binding protein 1 isoform X2 → MDGMVEENGTGGSVDALVSQGTGSPIVVTSVHSVIQANQQSVIQTATQGTMLTKGNVILLSKPNSVIQTPQGNIQTLQVVEAGSDESLSANEDSPKRGRHDALTRRPSYRKILNDIAGGKVESSGSDCDSNLDSELSSNSLSAHYQTVPPAIQLSSQGEMHNIPTLTMSNTTSTGGGTILQYASQDGQFFVPVVTQGGSSTLNTSSLVPEDQVKKREMRLLKNREAARECRRKKKEYIKCLENRVSVLENQNKALIEELKALKELYCQTKTE, encoded by the exons ATGGACGGTATGGTAGAAGAAAATGGGACTGGCGGTTCAGTTGACGCCCTCGTCTCGCAGGGTACTGGCAGTCCTATCGTTGTCACGTCG GTGCACTCAGTCATCCAGGCGAACCAACAGTCAGTCATCCAGACTGCAACGCAAGGCACCATGCTCACCAAAGGCAATGTTATATTGCTAAGCAAGCCGAATTCAGTTATACAAACCCCTCAAGGAAATATACAAACTCTTCAG GTTGTTGAAGCCGGTAGTGATGAAAGCTTATCGGCAAACGAGGATAGCCCAAAAAGAGGACGCCACGATGCTTTAACGAGAAGGCCGTCCTATCGGAAGATCTTGAATGATATCGCAG GCGGAAAAGTTGAATCATCCGGTTCAGATTGTGATTCAAATCTTGACAGTGAATTATCTTCAAATTCATTGTCTGCTCATTACCAAACTG TTCCTCCAGCAATTCAGTTAAGTAGCCAAGgtgaaatgcataatataccaaCATTAACAATGTCAAATACAACTTCCACTGGTGGTGGTACTATATTACAGTATGCGAGTCAGGATGGACAATTTTTTGTACCtg ttgttaCCCAAGGAGGGAGTTCCACTTTAAATACAAGTTCTTTGGTACCTGAAGACCAAGTTAAAAAACGTGAAATGAGGCTattaaaaaatag AGAAGCAGCAAGAGAATGTAGACGAAAAAAGAAAGAATATATTAAATGCTTGGAAAACCGAGTATCTGTATTAGAAAATCAGAATAAAGCACTAATTGAAGAGTTAAAAGCGCTAAAAGAACTTTATTGCCAAACAAAGACTGAATAG